The genome window TCAGCCCTAACGGTGTTCGAGGAATATGGCTTCGGGAAAAAATGAATACAACGGCATTGCGTGTTGAAAAGTCACTGTCATTACTGAAAACGGCCTAATAACGGCCGTTTTATTGCTGACATGGTGGTGAACTGATAAGGTTGCTACGACAAAGTCGCTCGGTAATTAGTCCGACAGTCTCCCTTGGTAATGACACTACTACACATAATAACGGAGCATGCCTATCACATACTCCGTTCTGGGTTTTAATTGCCTTAAAAGCTCATTGGGATGAACTTAACCATACCTTCAGGGTACTTTTCTACTGGTTCACGTTTCTTAAGTAATACGTCATAGATACCTTGGTTAGCAGCTTTATAACCTTCGATAAAGTTTGTATAAGGTTTATGAGCCGTTGTTACAAAGCCGTGGTGGAAGTTTTCACCATCAAACCTACCTAGTACAGGGTCATCATTGTAGGCAAAGTAATGTATACCAATGCTATTAGGATGCGCTGCTGCTTTTTCAGCATAGTACTGATAAGCAATAGCTCTTTCTGCTTCTGTTTTCGTCCAACGAGCGCCGTAAGTAGGATGCCCACCTTCCATTGAGCCGTGATGAAATTCACCAATAAGAATTGGTTTTCCACCAGACATATCTGCGGCAATATCTAGGCGCATAGTAGGGTCATCAGTATAGTTGTTCATTGAAAACACATCTAAATATTGACTACCTGCAAAACGCCATTTTTGTTTTAATGCACTAGATGCCCAGCGCATCCCCATATTCAAATGGTTAGGATCTACTTTCTTCGTGGCTGCAACAGGCACACGGATATACTCTTCAAGCAAAGTTGTTGAGAATGTTTGTAAATCATTTCCTGCCGTTTCAGATAACTCTGCAGCGCGTCTAATTGGTTTATTTAAATCACTAAACTGTGCAAATTTGGTATTCCATGCCTGATTAAAGGCTTGAATATCACCCTCGTATTGTTTAGTTAAAAACTCTATAAGTTTTCTCTTAGAAACAAAGCCATCACCTTTAGAGAGTAGTTCTTCAGCTAAGTTAATAGTTGGAATATATGCCCAACCGGGCTCATTATTCATGAAATAGCCAATTAAATATGGGTCATCTTTATAGGTTGCTAATTGTTGAGCAAAAGCCTTAGATTTATTCGCATACTCTTCACTGAAAACATCTGGGAAGTCTCTAAATATACGCTTGCTGGTTACTGGGAATTTTTCCATAGGCATAACATAAGGTGTTTTACTGCTTCGAGCAAAATCCATATCAGACCAATTACCAATAGTATTTACGTTCCATTCAATTAAACGGCGCGCCGTAATATCACTCCATTTCTGGTGCCAGTTTTCACCAAACGCTTTAATTAAATTGGCCGTACCAAAATCGAATAAGTTAGCGCTAGATAATCCTGTTTCAGAGCGAATATCTGAAATGTAATCAGCCTGAATCCATGCCTTTGAATAAGTAGGGTCATCTTCACTTGGTAACCATTCATGTAAGCCTTTTATACCATCAATATTACCAGCAACACCTGCGCCAACTATATCAATACCAATACTGTAAAAAGCGTATCCTTGCGGATCAACGAGGAACCATCGTTCATCATCAAACTGGGTACGAAAATAACCTGTCGCATCATATTTCTTGGCTTTAATGCCGCCAAAATGACTTAAGGTATCCGTCTCTCTCTCTGGTACGGCTTTACTTGCTTCGCTTTTTAAATATTGAATCATGGCATCAGCATCAGAAAGCTTGTCTTTAAAATCAACAACTGTCCATTGGCCAATTTCATCAACCATTACTTTATCGCCAACCGGATAATCTGGCTCGATATCAGTAAACATGAATTCATCTAAAATAACCGTTTGCTCTCCACCGTAAAAATTCGTTACTGAAACAGCAAACCTTGCCCATTCATCGAGGTGAACACCACTACCAAAAGCAAAACCTATTAAAGAACCTGGGGTTTTCGGTGTACCACGACCTTCTGCCAGCAGTGTCAGAGGAATTGCTCGACGAGAAGGCAAATCTGGGAAAATACCATCCGCTATGGTTAAATCAGGTCTTTGTCCTTGGTTATTTTTGGACCAAAAAAGCATACTAGTACCTAGCGCTTTTTTACCATCACCCTTGCGCATAAAAGACAACCACTTATCTTTACTCAATTGACTTAATTTGTCGCTCATTAACATCAAAGTACATGGTTGCGCTGCAATTTTTATTTTAATTTGATTCGCTTTCAAGCGTTCGACTTTACAACCATATGGTTGAAAATCATCCCAAGTGATATCGTTAATAACAACAGGTTTAACTGCTTTAACTTCTGTTATAACAGCTTTATCATCAACAGCTGTTTGCTGCTTATCAGCACAAGCTGAAAGCAATAAACCGCACCCTGCACTGACAAGCAATGCTTTTAACAATGTTTTAGACATTTTGAATTTCCTTTTTGGTAAATTTTCATGCTTATTTTGGAGAGTTCAGCACATTATTTTGGCAATCTTCTCTTAGCGTTTCTGGCACAGGCCACGGATTGTCTTGTTGGCACTGCGCGGTGCAGCTGGCATTGTCGGCGCTGTTGTCACTATTGTCACAACGATTGCTGATACACGCCTTAACCTTTTCACCGCCGATAGAAAACATATTGTGAATTACACATTTCTTTTCATCAGCATTTGGATAATTAACGTTACTGGTCAAAACATTGACCTTGCTCGGTTTGTTTTTGATAGTTTCAGGCCCCAACTCTTTAGCCAGTACTTCTTTACCCAGTAAATAATGGATACTATTACTTAAAAACAGTTGGAAATTTTCATCTTCCAATGTTTCTTCATTATGCCCAAGAGTTGTACCAATCACTTGCCCTTTGCCTGATTGATATAACCAAGCTTGGGTATGATAAGCCTTAGTTTCCACGCCAAAACTTTTTAATAATGGAGTTGTTTTTTGATTTTCACTAAGGGTGATATAGAGTTCGTCACTGGCAACTTCCCAGGTATCCGAGATATCATTAACAAGCTCATGATCACCGACTTTTTCGATATTAAAACTACGCTGGGTCTCATGACGTAAAGTATGTAATCCTAAAAACTCTGACCACTGAGGATCAAATTGAAATGAGTGCATAGCACAATGCAGTGCAATTGCCGGTATCGATTTTTCTGTGACCGGCGTAATTAAACTTTGTACGAGTTGTTCATCTCTTTGTGCTGCATGACAAAAATTATAAACAAGCAAGTCATACCCTTTTGAAAAATCGGTGGTTTTCAAGCGTTCAACATCGCCAACAATAACGTCGACATCGGCATTAATTGATTGTTGGATGGTTGAACTTAACAGTTTAATTTGCTGTTGATAGTCATGAAACCAACCAACGCTGGTTACGTATAATACTCTGATTTCTGCTGTCGTTTTTTGTACTTGCTGTGCAGGCGTATTCGGCTTGTCACATGCTGCCAATAAAAAGCATAAAGACAATAAAGTGATGTTGATGATTACTTTAAAATATTTCATAAAAGCTGTCCTGATTGGGAATTCAATGTTTTCAAATAATTTAAACTTGTGGTTAACTCGGTGAAAATATTGCCGCTGGTATGATCTTGTTCGACAAATCCACAGTTAACCCCGGCAGATTGTGCGGCTGATAGTATCGCGGGAAAATCAATAATTCCCTGGCCTAAAGGTTGAAAAAAACCTTTTTCCGCAGGCTCTTTCATTGAAGGCATTTGTTTAAGGTCTTTTAGGTGTAGTAAATGGCAGCGAGAACCTAACTCGGTGATTAATTTCGCCGGCTCTAGGCCTGCATACTTTACCCAAAACACATCAAGTTCAAACTTAACCTTTTCTGAGTCTAATTCTTGCAAAAACAGCTCAAACGGGGAATGTTCATCGAATCGGTTAAATTCAAAATCGTGGTTGTGATAGCAAAGTTGAATACCAGCTGGCTGGCATAACTCTCCAACCCGGTTTAAGTGGTCGCTTAACTGCTTATATTGTTCAAGATTTTGTCGTTCATCCTCAAATAAATACGATAAAACCAAATTTTTCACACCATGTGAATTTAACGTTTCAATCAATTTTTCTGGTGAGCTTAACGATGTTGGTATATTCATATTTAATCGCTGCTGACCAGTTAAATATGGTGATAGCACATGGGCACTAGTGATAGTTAAATCTTCAGCTTTAGCAAGGCTTGCCTGTGCGGCTAAGGTAGTCACATCAAACCATTCAACATGCTTATAACCAATCGCTGCCAGCTTTTCAAAGGTAGCACCGGCATTGTTACCGAGGTGGTCACGCACACTGTACAGTTGCACTCCCGGATTATCGATTAAAACCGATGCTTTAGTAGACTGCTGCTGTGTTAATTCTTTTGCCATAGCGTACTTATTTGATGCTGTTAACATTGCACTAATACCTAGGGAGTACTTAAGTATATTTCTGCGGGAAATATTAGAAATGGGCATTACGCTCTCTCCATAGTCATGTCTGGTCTGGCACTTAGCTGTTGTTGAATATTTTTTAATTGCACATTATTTAGTTTATATTTTCGAACCAACCCGAAGGCAATTAGAGATGCCGTAGCAGGAATGATGGTAAACAGTAAATTAATGCCTTCTAGAGCCCTTTCGGTTTGCTGCTCCGCCCCCTGATAACCGTAAAAAGCCAAAATCCAGCCTGCAATTGCCCCCGCAACAGACATACCTAGTTTTAGAATAAACAACGAACCCGAAAAAGTGAATGCAGTCATCCGCTCACCAGTTTTCAATTCACCATAATCAACAGTATCAGTCATCATCACCCAGATAATAGGCGTGGTCATCTGTTGTAAAAAGCCGATCAAAAATTGAAAGCCAAAAGCTAAGAGTACGTAACTGTTATCGAGGAAATACAAAGCAAAGCATAAGCAAGCAATGGTTAACGTGGTGTAGCTATATACCTTTACCTTGCAAAATTTGTCGGTGATAGGTTTGGCAAACAAAGTACCTAAAAACATCCCCACCATCCCCGTAGTGACAAATGCGGTCGCCAAATCAGGGCGGTTTAATACATAGTTGACGTAATACAAAGAAACAGTGGCTCTTAAAATAACTGCAAACATCACGATAAACGTAATAATACCAACAACAATCCATTGGTCATTTTTCAGCAACATTTTTAAATCATGTTTTATCGAATAGTCCGCTCTCTTAGGACTTGGAATGCGCTCTTTTGTGGTGGCAAAGCAAATAATAAATAAGCCAACACCAATCATGCTCATTAAAATAATGGTAAATTGATATCCTTGCGCTTTGTCACCATTGCCAAAAAAATCAACCAATGGCAAAGTAAATGCGGTGATCATAATGCCGGCTAGCGACGCGAGAGCAAATCGATAGGACTGAATTGAGACTCTCTCTTTTGGATCTGAAGTTAACACTCCACCAAGGGCACAATATGGAATGTTAATAGCCGTATACATGATCATCAATAAACCATAGGTGACAAAAGCATAGACCAGCTTGGCGTTCTCACTCCAGTCAGGAGTGGTAAACGTTAAAATACAAATAGCCGCATAAGGAATACAAAGCCAAACTAAATAAGGTCGATATTTACCCCATTTTGTTTCCGTTCTATCCGCAACCGCGCCCATAACAGGATCAGTGATTGCATCAAGTAACCGCACTGACAAAAATAGTGTGCCAACTGCGGCTGCTGAAATTCCAAAAATATCAGTATAAAAGAAGGCTAAGAAGGTCATAACTGTTTGAAAGATAATATTACTTGCGGCATCGCCCATGCCGTAGCCTAATTTTTCAGTTACCGATAATTTTATATTTGACTGAGTCATTATTTAATTTCCATCAAGTAATGTTAGTTAAGCTTTTCAATATCATAGAATACAATCGCACAAGGTGTTAACAAGTGTTTTAAAGTCAATTCTCCGTCGCATTCAACGGTTTGTTCTAAAAATAGAGCTGGCTCAGATGATTCAATTAGTTCATTAACTTGTTTAGTAGATAAATACTCCGGTGAGTCCATAGCCTGCCAACTGCGATAGCTGTTACCGACTAGCTTATCGACCCGGTAGCCTTTAATTTTATATTGACCACTAACTTGTGTTAAAGCGAAGGACTCTTCTTTATCTTGCTCATCAAGTACATAGTCTGCACCATTAAAATCAACACTTATTGGCTCATTAAAGTTCCAGCTTAACACTCTGATATTTCCAGATTTTGAGCGCGTCACCCAATTTGAATCACCAGTACCAGGTAAAACATTGTCATACAGCTTTGCTAAAAACTCATAAGCGTGAAAGGCTGCTTTTTTAATACCATGCATATTAACCAAACCATATTTTCCGGAATAAGGGCTATTTCCAGGGCCTGTTTCTTCAAAAATATCAGACAGGCACCAGAACGAATACGAGTCAACCACACCACTTAAGTCTTTTAATGTTTGCAATAGGAACGCAGCAGTAAACTCAGAATCTTTACCATATCTGTCTTCATGACATGGCGAAACATTCCATTCAGAGTAATGAATTTCAGCTTTAGAAAACGTTGAATTTCGTACTAATCTAACAGTTTCAAGGACATCACTAAGCATAGCTTTTTGCCCTCGGTACTCTAAGTTAAATACATTGGCATCAGTTTCAAGGGCTGCATCGGCACAGTAATGATGAGTTGAAATAAAGTCGATCGGTAGGTTATTTTCTTCGCAGAAATCAATGATTTCCTTGATCCAAAGATTTTTTGATGTTGACGGTCCACCAACTTTCAAGGATGGATCAATCGTTTTGATTGCTGTAACGGTATGGCGATATAATTCAAAGTAATCTGCTTGACTGCCCGACCAAAATAGATCTTTAAGATCAGGTTCATTCCATACTTCAAAATACCATTGGCGAACTTCTTCTTCACCATAACGATTGATTAAATGACTAACAAAAGCAGTGATCATATCAGACCAAAGCGTTAAATCTTTCGGAGGACTAATATTCGCCTGATAATGAAATATAGTTGACTCGTCGCTTGCCAGAGCACTAGGCATAAAACTAAGCTCTACATAGGGACGCAGACCTTGTTCAAGGAAAAAATCGTATATTTTGTTAACATTTTGAAAATTATAAGCCGGTTTACCTTCAACTTCTTTATAAACGCCAACCCAATCATGAAAGATGCCGTGACACCTGAGACTATTAAAGCCAATCTGCTGCTGCACCGTACGAACATGCTTGCGAAAGTCTTCACGCAGAGTTAAATAAGCATGACAAGAGCCAATGCTGCTTTGGAAATATCGATCAAATTTAGTCGATTCACCATCTATGTTTATTTCTTTATTCGACACTGATGTCATAACTGCCTCAATACGAAATGTATTTATAGTTAATACAATTCACTTTATTCTGTTGAAATCGTGCTCCTAGAGCACCTAAATGTAATTCAATCCTAAACGCCCTTCACACAAGAGTAATCGATTACATTAAATACTAAATAAAGCCGCCATAACTGCGGGTTTATTTAGCTAAAGTTTGTTGCCAATTGTTTTACCGCATGATCTACGGCTCTTGCTGTTAACGCCATGTACGTTAATGACGGATTCACGCAAGAAGCGGACGTCATACAAGAACCATCGGTGACATAAACATTGGCCACATCATGGCATTGATTAAAATTATTCAATACGGAAGTTTTAGGGTCGTTCCCCATGCGGGCAGTACCCATCTCATGAATTGCGCCGCCACCAGGATGAATATGTGTTGACAGTTCAATATCAATGGCGCCACAAGCTTTTAAGATAGCCTCGCCTTCTTTGGCCATATCTTCACGCATATCGAGTTCGTTTTTACTCCATTCGAAGTTAAATTCCACCTGCGGAATACCGTAGCTATCTACTTTGCTTGTCGATAATTTCATATAGTTTTCAAAACGAGGCAAACACTCACCAAAGCCGATTAAGCCAACGCCCCAAGGTCCAGGCTGCTGTAAATCTTCTTTAAAATCTTTACCAAAACCTGATTTGGCAGCATGAGTTCCCCGCCAGTCCATGCGCCCTCCCCAACCTTGATATCCGTATCCGCGAAGAAAACTAGTTTGCTGTTTGTTGAGGTTTTTGAAACGAGGAATATAAGTACCATTAGGTCGATTGCCATAATGATAATCTTCTTCACTACCAGGAATGACTCCCATCGCAGACATACCGATAGTATGGTCCATTAAGTAGTGTCCTAATACGCCACTGCTATTGGCTAGCCCATTGGGAAAATTCTCTGATTTGGAATGCAGCAGAATTTGCGTACTACCGACAGTGGAGGCACATAAAAATACTAACTTACTGGTAAATAATATTTTCTCTTTGCTATTAGCATCAATAACTTGCACACCGGTAACTTTCTTGGTTAACGGATCATAGTCGAGCTTTTCAACAACACTGTGGCTACGGATGGTTAGTTTACCGGTTTTTTTTGCCGCTGGTAATGTTGAGCTCTGACTACTGAAATATGAACCTGTCATACAGCCTCGATGACATGGCCCGCAGTAATGACAAGGGGCACGACCGTTATGTGGCTTTGTTAAAATAGCGCATCGGCCAATAGTCATCATCCGATCATCGAAATGCTCGGCGATGCTATTTTTCATGTCTTGTTCAATTTTGGTGAATTGCATTGGCGGCAAAAATTCACTATCGGGTAATTGTGGCAAGTTTTCGGCTTGGCCGCTTACGCCTATAAATTTTTCTACGTATGAATACCAATCTTTAATATCATCGTAACGAATCGGCCAATCAACCCCATGATTGTCTTGTTTATTTGCTTTGAAATCTAGTTCACTAAAACGATAAACTTGACGTCCCCAAGTTAAAGAACGACCGCCGAGTACATCACCTCGTAGCCAATAAAACGGTTTATCTTCGTTATAGTCATAGGGGTTTTTTAGATCATTATTGAAAAAATGACGCGTTAGCTCACTAAAAGCATGATTGTTCTTTTGAACAAAGTACTCTTTATCATAAAGCTCCCGATCAGGCATATTTCGATATTTAAAGTCCCAAATGCCTTTATGTTCGGTAACATAATCTTTGACGTGTTCCACCGGACGACCACGCTCAAGTATCAAAACATTTAAGCCTTTTTCGGTTAATTCTTTTGCCGCCCAACCTCCGGAAATACCAGAGCCGACAACAATTGCATCATAATTTGTATTGTTCAACATAACTCTTACTCGCTCTGCTATTTAATAGAATGGCGCCCAGGCTTTACCCACTTTACTCAAAGGGTAATCACCGACAAATTTTCCGGCCATATGATTATGTACAAGGGCTTGAGTTGCTCCAACCTTAGAGGTAAAGAAGCCAACTACCACTAATTCTCTTAACGTCGTAAAAATTGGCTTTGACGTTTGCTCAGGCGACGTTTTCTCATGCGTCGTTGTCTCATGTAACGCTTTCTCATGCTTAACTGCTTGCATTTCAAATTCTGTCAAAACACTATCTAGTTGTACTGGTGACGCTTGTACTAATGGGCAATTGCATTGCTTAATGCAAAAGCTGTCCATCGCTTTTAGTCCTGAGAAAAACGCTAATCGCTCCTCATCGTTATACCATTGAGAAACAATAATATTGATAAAATCAGGTACACCAGCATCTATCGCACCTGGAGTATCTGTTTTCGGGATAATTCGCTCAGAAAGTAAAGTTAAAGCCGACAGTTGTTGCGAGGATAACTTCGACATGTTCGACGTTACTTTGTTACTTGCACCTTTCAGTACTGCCGCGGTTACTGAAGTTGAAATGCTAGCTCCAAGTACTATAGCCGCTTGCTTTAAAAATCGTCTTCTACTCATGAGTTCTCCAAAATTAAAGGCCTAATGAACCATTAGGCCTTAATGTTAATTAAAAAGAATAACCAAGTGTTACACCATAAGAGCTAGGCTCTGCAGGAAAACCAACATCAACACCTAATCCTGACGTTTCAGCATCATTACCAAAGATTAAATACTCTTCATCGGTAATATTTTTCGCCCATGCGGTAATACTCCACTTACCAGAATTACTTCGTAATCCTGCAAATAGGTCAGCGGTCACATAGCTATCTAAAACAGCTTTATCTCTTTCACCATTATATTTAGCCGTTGCACGTACAAACCAGTCTAAAGATGTATCGGCAAATTCATCTGCGTATTCTACAAATAAGCTGCTCGTCCATTGTGGATTACCTTTTAAAACTTCTCCGGAGACATCTTTTGTCGGGATGGTAGAGGTATCACCACCAGCACCTGGCATTACACGCGGGTCAATAATAACAGGACCAGCTGTTGCGTATCCGGCATCAGCAAAGGTAGTTGGTACATTTTCAAGGCTGCCAACTTCAATGTGGTTGTAAGCAACAGAGCCTTTTACCGTCAGTTGTTCTGATAATAATACGGTAAACTCAACTTCAGCACCTTTAGCTTCGGCATCACTGCCATTTAAGCGCACATTACCCGCTGGGGCTGAAACAACAAAAAATGGAGCAAAAGCGACAGCTTGTTCAGTTAAGAACATGTTGTATTGGTAATCATCAAACTCTTGATAAAATACTGCCGTATTTAACTGGAATCGGTTATCCCAAAATTGAATTTTCGAGCCAATTTCAATGGCGTTACTTGTTTCAGAATCGTATTTATCGTAACCAGCTTCTTTATAATGTTGTGGAGCAACCACATTAAAACCACCGGCACGGTAGGCTCGATCAAGAGAAACATAATAAGTTTGATCAGTTGTAGGCATATAACGAAGCTTTAAACTTCCAGAAAAGCTTTCAAAATGTTCACTATCACGACCTTGAACTTCACCTAGAATACTATCTACCTGTGTGGTTGTTGCTGACTTTCTGTCATCGCTGTAGCGTAAACCAAAAGTAACGGACCAATCATCATCTAAAAAGTAGGTGTTGTTAGTGAAAATACCAAAGCTTTCAGTAACATCGACGCCGCTAATGTTTTGATTAAAGAAACCATTATCAAACAAGCTGCCACCGGCTAATTCTTGATTAGAATAAAATAGCCCTGCCATAAACTCAAATTTGTCATTATCATAAGAAGTCACTCTAAACTCATGGCTTTCACTTTCTAATTTTTGATCAATAGTTAAAATTGATCCGCCCATGCCAACTTCAGCAGGAGAAAAATCATTATCTCTAGGTCCAGTGAATTCATAATCCTGCATAGCACTAATTAAAGTAAATTCTAAGGAATCTAATTCCCAATCAATTTGAAGAGAGACAGATTCATTTTTATCTTCAGCGATTCCAGGATCATTTTCGAATGTTTCGAATTCATAAATACTATCACCCATCAGTTGCAGAGGGTTGCCGACTTCAGAATCACTGTAATTAACATTAAGAATAGCTGAAAGGTTTTCCATTGGCGTGTATAACAATTTTAAACG of Thalassotalea fonticola contains these proteins:
- a CDS encoding GH39 family glycosyl hydrolase: MTSVSNKEINIDGESTKFDRYFQSSIGSCHAYLTLREDFRKHVRTVQQQIGFNSLRCHGIFHDWVGVYKEVEGKPAYNFQNVNKIYDFFLEQGLRPYVELSFMPSALASDESTIFHYQANISPPKDLTLWSDMITAFVSHLINRYGEEEVRQWYFEVWNEPDLKDLFWSGSQADYFELYRHTVTAIKTIDPSLKVGGPSTSKNLWIKEIIDFCEENNLPIDFISTHHYCADAALETDANVFNLEYRGQKAMLSDVLETVRLVRNSTFSKAEIHYSEWNVSPCHEDRYGKDSEFTAAFLLQTLKDLSGVVDSYSFWCLSDIFEETGPGNSPYSGKYGLVNMHGIKKAAFHAYEFLAKLYDNVLPGTGDSNWVTRSKSGNIRVLSWNFNEPISVDFNGADYVLDEQDKEESFALTQVSGQYKIKGYRVDKLVGNSYRSWQAMDSPEYLSTKQVNELIESSEPALFLEQTVECDGELTLKHLLTPCAIVFYDIEKLN
- a CDS encoding beta-galactosidase, yielding MSKTLLKALLVSAGCGLLLSACADKQQTAVDDKAVITEVKAVKPVVINDITWDDFQPYGCKVERLKANQIKIKIAAQPCTLMLMSDKLSQLSKDKWLSFMRKGDGKKALGTSMLFWSKNNQGQRPDLTIADGIFPDLPSRRAIPLTLLAEGRGTPKTPGSLIGFAFGSGVHLDEWARFAVSVTNFYGGEQTVILDEFMFTDIEPDYPVGDKVMVDEIGQWTVVDFKDKLSDADAMIQYLKSEASKAVPERETDTLSHFGGIKAKKYDATGYFRTQFDDERWFLVDPQGYAFYSIGIDIVGAGVAGNIDGIKGLHEWLPSEDDPTYSKAWIQADYISDIRSETGLSSANLFDFGTANLIKAFGENWHQKWSDITARRLIEWNVNTIGNWSDMDFARSSKTPYVMPMEKFPVTSKRIFRDFPDVFSEEYANKSKAFAQQLATYKDDPYLIGYFMNNEPGWAYIPTINLAEELLSKGDGFVSKRKLIEFLTKQYEGDIQAFNQAWNTKFAQFSDLNKPIRRAAELSETAGNDLQTFSTTLLEEYIRVPVAATKKVDPNHLNMGMRWASSALKQKWRFAGSQYLDVFSMNNYTDDPTMRLDIAADMSGGKPILIGEFHHGSMEGGHPTYGARWTKTEAERAIAYQYYAEKAAAHPNSIGIHYFAYNDDPVLGRFDGENFHHGFVTTAHKPYTNFIEGYKAANQGIYDVLLKKREPVEKYPEGMVKFIPMSF
- a CDS encoding gluconate 2-dehydrogenase subunit 3 family protein, with amino-acid sequence MSRRRFLKQAAIVLGASISTSVTAAVLKGASNKVTSNMSKLSSQQLSALTLLSERIIPKTDTPGAIDAGVPDFINIIVSQWYNDEERLAFFSGLKAMDSFCIKQCNCPLVQASPVQLDSVLTEFEMQAVKHEKALHETTTHEKTSPEQTSKPIFTTLRELVVVGFFTSKVGATQALVHNHMAGKFVGDYPLSKVGKAWAPFY
- a CDS encoding TonB-dependent receptor, whose protein sequence is MKLNILTKAMLLAGATSLSSYSVAEEADNTQADTEKKLAIEVITVSAQKRLESQQEVALTVNTFDADTLSKSGAFELTDIEKMTAGFSISGESGHDAGISIRGIGAKSISGLDPAVAVFIDGVVQNNVGSAFGSLLDIERIEILRGPQGTLYGKNAPAGAINIITKTPDSLEFGGNVEATYSSWNTQEYKGTVNIPLIEDVLAARVSGLFSESDGYIENKLLDKDANSRERSAARLKLLYTPMENLSAILNVNYSDSEVGNPLQLMGDSIYEFETFENDPGIAEDKNESVSLQIDWELDSLEFTLISAMQDYEFTGPRDNDFSPAEVGMGGSILTIDQKLESESHEFRVTSYDNDKFEFMAGLFYSNQELAGGSLFDNGFFNQNISGVDVTESFGIFTNNTYFLDDDWSVTFGLRYSDDRKSATTTQVDSILGEVQGRDSEHFESFSGSLKLRYMPTTDQTYYVSLDRAYRAGGFNVVAPQHYKEAGYDKYDSETSNAIEIGSKIQFWDNRFQLNTAVFYQEFDDYQYNMFLTEQAVAFAPFFVVSAPAGNVRLNGSDAEAKGAEVEFTVLLSEQLTVKGSVAYNHIEVGSLENVPTTFADAGYATAGPVIIDPRVMPGAGGDTSTIPTKDVSGEVLKGNPQWTSSLFVEYADEFADTSLDWFVRATAKYNGERDKAVLDSYVTADLFAGLRSNSGKWSITAWAKNITDEEYLIFGNDAETSGLGVDVGFPAEPSSYGVTLGYSF
- a CDS encoding glycoside-pentoside-hexuronide (GPH):cation symporter yields the protein MTQSNIKLSVTEKLGYGMGDAASNIIFQTVMTFLAFFYTDIFGISAAAVGTLFLSVRLLDAITDPVMGAVADRTETKWGKYRPYLVWLCIPYAAICILTFTTPDWSENAKLVYAFVTYGLLMIMYTAINIPYCALGGVLTSDPKERVSIQSYRFALASLAGIMITAFTLPLVDFFGNGDKAQGYQFTIILMSMIGVGLFIICFATTKERIPSPKRADYSIKHDLKMLLKNDQWIVVGIITFIVMFAVILRATVSLYYVNYVLNRPDLATAFVTTGMVGMFLGTLFAKPITDKFCKVKVYSYTTLTIACLCFALYFLDNSYVLLAFGFQFLIGFLQQMTTPIIWVMMTDTVDYGELKTGERMTAFTFSGSLFILKLGMSVAGAIAGWILAFYGYQGAEQQTERALEGINLLFTIIPATASLIAFGLVRKYKLNNVQLKNIQQQLSARPDMTMERA
- a CDS encoding ThuA domain-containing protein — protein: MKYFKVIINITLLSLCFLLAACDKPNTPAQQVQKTTAEIRVLYVTSVGWFHDYQQQIKLLSSTIQQSINADVDVIVGDVERLKTTDFSKGYDLLVYNFCHAAQRDEQLVQSLITPVTEKSIPAIALHCAMHSFQFDPQWSEFLGLHTLRHETQRSFNIEKVGDHELVNDISDTWEVASDELYITLSENQKTTPLLKSFGVETKAYHTQAWLYQSGKGQVIGTTLGHNEETLEDENFQLFLSNSIHYLLGKEVLAKELGPETIKNKPSKVNVLTSNVNYPNADEKKCVIHNMFSIGGEKVKACISNRCDNSDNSADNASCTAQCQQDNPWPVPETLREDCQNNVLNSPK
- a CDS encoding GMC family oxidoreductase; this encodes MLNNTNYDAIVVGSGISGGWAAKELTEKGLNVLILERGRPVEHVKDYVTEHKGIWDFKYRNMPDRELYDKEYFVQKNNHAFSELTRHFFNNDLKNPYDYNEDKPFYWLRGDVLGGRSLTWGRQVYRFSELDFKANKQDNHGVDWPIRYDDIKDWYSYVEKFIGVSGQAENLPQLPDSEFLPPMQFTKIEQDMKNSIAEHFDDRMMTIGRCAILTKPHNGRAPCHYCGPCHRGCMTGSYFSSQSSTLPAAKKTGKLTIRSHSVVEKLDYDPLTKKVTGVQVIDANSKEKILFTSKLVFLCASTVGSTQILLHSKSENFPNGLANSSGVLGHYLMDHTIGMSAMGVIPGSEEDYHYGNRPNGTYIPRFKNLNKQQTSFLRGYGYQGWGGRMDWRGTHAAKSGFGKDFKEDLQQPGPWGVGLIGFGECLPRFENYMKLSTSKVDSYGIPQVEFNFEWSKNELDMREDMAKEGEAILKACGAIDIELSTHIHPGGGAIHEMGTARMGNDPKTSVLNNFNQCHDVANVYVTDGSCMTSASCVNPSLTYMALTARAVDHAVKQLATNFS
- a CDS encoding sugar phosphate isomerase/epimerase family protein, translated to MLTASNKYAMAKELTQQQSTKASVLIDNPGVQLYSVRDHLGNNAGATFEKLAAIGYKHVEWFDVTTLAAQASLAKAEDLTITSAHVLSPYLTGQQRLNMNIPTSLSSPEKLIETLNSHGVKNLVLSYLFEDERQNLEQYKQLSDHLNRVGELCQPAGIQLCYHNHDFEFNRFDEHSPFELFLQELDSEKVKFELDVFWVKYAGLEPAKLITELGSRCHLLHLKDLKQMPSMKEPAEKGFFQPLGQGIIDFPAILSAAQSAGVNCGFVEQDHTSGNIFTELTTSLNYLKTLNSQSGQLL